One segment of Erigeron canadensis isolate Cc75 chromosome 2, C_canadensis_v1, whole genome shotgun sequence DNA contains the following:
- the LOC122589242 gene encoding SPX domain-containing protein 4, with amino-acid sequence MKFGKELGIHLEQTLPEWKDKYLCYKPLKKLLKNLPNPNPNPNPNPNQVADDLQQWFVRILNEELEKFNDFYVDKEEEFVIRFQELKQRIEQVKEKSCKDGVFTSESEFSDEMMAIRKDFVTIHGEMVLLKNYSSLNFAGIIKILKKYDKRTGGLLCVHFTQLALRQPFFTTEPLTRLVHECEENLELLFPIEEEVVESTSRGSDTTRALLSTGEGTSDVYRRTVDAIKTIKGLKKESSTSNPLSFASIFGNQDIDTGAITAEDSSSESQSERE; translated from the exons ATGAAATTCGGTAAAGAATTGGGAATCCATTTAGAACAAACATTACCTGAATGGAAAGACAAATACTTGTGTTACAAACCCCTTAAAAAACTCCTTAAAAACCTCCCTAATCCCAAccctaatcctaatcctaatcctaatcaGGTAGCTGATGATCTTCAGCAGTGGTTTGTTAGGATTCTTAATGAAGAACTTGAAAAGTTTAATGATTTCTATGTtgataaagaagaagaattcgTTATCCGCTTTCAG GAGCTGAAACAAAGAATTGAGCAAGTGAAGGAGAAAAGCTGCAAAGATGGAGTTTTTACATCAGAAAGTGAATTCAGTGATGAGATGATGGCGATACGTAAAGATTTTGTCACGATTCATGGGGAGATGGTGCTTCTCAAAAACTACAGCTCCCTAAACTTTGCAG gtatcattaaaattttgaagaaatatGATAAAAGAACAGGTGGATTACTGTGTGTACATTTTACACAACTTGCACTTCGCCAGCCGTTTTTTACCACAGAACCTCTTACAAGATTGGTCCATGAGTGTGAGGAAAATCTCGAACTTCTCTTTCCTATAGAAGAGGAAGTAGTTGAATCTACCAGCAGAGGTAGTGATACCACAAGAGCACTGTTGTCAACCGGGGAGGGAACTTCAGATGTGTATAGGCGGACAGTTGATGCTATTAAAACCATAAAGGGTCTTAAGAAAGAAAGTTCTACCTCCAATCCGCTATCGTTTGCATCTATATTTGGCAACCAAGATATTGACACTGGTGCTATAACTGCAGAAGATTCATCTTCTGAATCACAATCAGAACGAGAGTAA
- the LOC122586641 gene encoding phosphate transporter PHO1 homolog 3-like codes for MKFGKEFGTQMVPEWQEAYMNYNYLKTLLKQILLFRQRPSVSDKVKSTSKASSLRRKGSLFRAFSGLTSHTSKNDKQDEVIMISTMQQPDEEQGEEYPRYQTIFLKSLEEGGELELIFFRRLDNEFNKVVNFYRTKVKEVVKEAKELDIQMEALIALRIKVHHRTDADVTPLTFETNTGSNPLEVIQESKVSEEHQVIKLKDANESRMASLEVLNRIKINAAPETPISTMRSVFNSLNLDLNYNRNELKAAQQKLKRAFIEFHEKLRFLKNYNFLNQFAFSKIMKKYDKITSRNAADTYLEMVEGSYLSQSDEVAKLIARVEATFIKHFSNQNRDQGMNILRPKAKREKHRVTFLVGCFFGCSLALIVAIILSIHTRDFLKSEEQIQYMNTIFPLYSMFGFFVLHMLMYAGNVYYWTRYRVNYSFIFGCKPGTELRFKEVLLISSSLSVLILAAILTNLEMDLDPNTQTYKTITELLPLGLVTAVLLIAICPFNIFYRSTRYFLMACLWRCICAPLYMVTLPDFFLADQFTSQVQLLRSLEFYVCYYGWGDFKKRDAQTCSDSSIYKTISIFIAVIPYWIRFLQCVRRYYEGSDSTQALNGLKYFSTIIAVVSRTVYDQRKGTTLKIIAASTSGIATIFSTYWDLIMDWGLLNRSSENPWLRDKLILPNRSIYFIAMIVNVILRLAWMQTVLDFTEASFLHRNALTAIIASLEIIRRGIWNFFRLENEHLNNVGKFRAVKTVPLPFSYEDEDKDL; via the exons atgaaGTTTGGAAAGGAATTTGGTACACAAATGGTGCCAGAATGGCAAGAAGCATACATGAACTACAACTATCTCAAGACACTTTTAAAACAAATCTTGTTATTTCGACAACGGCCAAGCGTGTCGGATAAGGTGAAGTCGACGTCGAAAGCGTCTTCTTTGAGGAGAAAAGGGTCTCTTTTTAGAGCATTTAGTGGATTGACTAGTCATACAAGCAAAAATGATAAACAAGATGAAGTGATTATGATTAGTACAATGCAACAACCAGATGAAGAACAAGGCGAAGAGTATCCGCGATATCAAACGATTTTTCTCAAATCGTTGGAGGAAGGCGGGGAGTTAGAGCTTATTTTCTTTAGAAGACTCGATAATGAGTTCAATAAAGTGGTTAACTTTTATAGAACAAAAGTGAAGGAGGTTGTCAAGGAGGCAAAGGAGTTAGATATTCAAATGGAGGCTCTCATTGCTCTTCGAATCAAAGTACATCATCGAACCGATGCTGATGTCACTCCCCTCACCTTTGAAACAAATACAG GTTCAAACCCATTGGAGGTAATTCAAGAATCCAAAGTAAGTGAAGAACATCAAGTAATAAAATTGAAGGATGCTAATGAATCCAGGATGGCTTCTTTAGAAGTTTTGAATCGCATAAAGATAAATGCCGCACCAGAAACACCCATATCCACCATGAGAAGTGTTTTCAATAGTTTAAATCTAGACTTAAATTACAACAGAAATGAACTCAAAGCTGCACAGCAAAAGTTGAAGCGGGCTTTTATCGAGTTCCATGAAAAGCTTCGGTTTCTAAAGAACTACAA CTTCCTGAATCAATTTGCCTTCTCCAAGATAATGAAGAAGTACGATAAG ATCACGTCAAGAAATGCAGCAGACACGTACTTAGAGATGGTTGAAGGATCTTACTTGAGTCAATCTGATGAG GTTGCTAAGCTTATAGCAAGAGTTGAAGCAACATTCATAAAGCACTTCTCGAACCAGAATCGTGATCAAGGAATGAACATCTTAAGGCCAAAAGCTAAACGAGAAAAGCATCGGGTTACGTTTTTGGTTG GCTGCTTCTTTGGATGCTCGTTAGCACTTATAGTAGCGATCATCTTAAGTATACATACTAGAGATTTTCTCAAGAGTGAAGAACAAATTCAGTACATGAATACCATTTTTCCACTATACAGCATGTTTGGATTTTTTGTGTTACATATGCTGATGTATGCTGGAAATGTTTACTATTGGACGCGTTATCGAGTCAATTACTCCTTTATATTTGGATGCAAACCGGGTACAGAATTGCGTTTCAAGGAAGTTCTACTCATTAGTTCCAGTCTATCAGTACTCATTCTTGCGGCTATACTTACAAACCTTGAAATGGACCTTGATCCGAACACTCAAACATACAAAACAATAACTGAATTACTCCCTCTAGGCTTAGTCACT GCTGTGCTTTTGATAGCAATCTGTCCATTTAATATTTTCTATCGCTCAACCCGTTACTTCCTCATGGCCTGTTTATGGCGCTGTATTTGTGCTCCTCTTTATATGGTCACTCTCCCTGATTTTTTCTTGGCTGATCAGTTTACTAGCCAG GTCCAGCTACTGAGGAGTTTGGAGTTCTATGTATGCTACTATGGTTGGGGGGATTTCAAAAAGAGGGATGCACAAACTTGCAGTGATAGCAGTATCTATAAAACCATTTCCATATTTATCGCTGTTATCCCATATTGGATTCGATTTCTACAG TGTGTCCGACGCTACTATGAAGGGAGTGATTCGACACAAGCTCTGAATGGACTAAAATACTTCTCTACCATTATTGCTGTTGTTTCAAGGACAGTCTATGATCAAAGGAAAGGAACGACCTTAAAAATCATTGCTGCATCTACCTCGGGAATCGCAACAATTTTTAGTACCTACTGGGATCTAATAATGGATTGGGGTCTGCTAAATAGAAGCTCTGAAAATCCATGGTTAAGAGATAAACTCATTTTGCCTAACAGATCTATCTACTTCATAGCAATG ATAGTGAATGTGATACTGAGACTTGCCTGGATGCAGACTGTACTAGATTTCACTGAAGCCTCTTTCCTCCATAGAAATGCCCTAACTGCAATAATTGCGAGTTTGGAGATTATTCGGCGTGGCATATGGAACTTCTTCAG GTTGGAGAATGAGCATTTGAACAATGTTGGAAAATTTCGAGCAGTCAAGACGGTGCCATTACCTTTTAGCTATGAGGACGAAGACAAGGATCTGTAA
- the LOC122586603 gene encoding cystathionine gamma-synthase 1, chloroplastic, producing MSISTTISSSFDLSFQPRRPSVSSFSGPNFRPSPSRFSGPKTSGNKQHPSSLTLLRFPPNFVRQLSNKARRNCSNIGVAQIVAASWSNNQPLSSPAAAAAVDAAPVAPVSVPIFSDEDDVIVNNNNNNNIGNVVNNEGFENVFKPAFLNDDGSVAIHAGERMGRGIVTDAITTPVVNTSAYFFKKTADLIDFKEKRQFSFEYGRYGNPTTVVLEEKISALEGAESTLILASGMCASIVMMLALVPAGGHIITTTDCYRKTRIFIETVLPKMGITASVIDPADMAGLESALDNHKVSLFFTESPTNPFLRCVDIELVSKLCHARGAVVCIDGTFATPLNQKALALGADIVLHSATKYIGGHNDVLGGCVSGSTGIISQIRNLHHVLGGALNPNAAYLFIRGMKTLKLRVQQQNSTAQRMAEILEAHPKVKHVYYPGLPSHPEHHIAKKQMIGYGGVVSFEVDGDIETTIKFVDALKIPYIAPSFGGVESIVDQPAIMSYWDLSQSERAKYGIMDNLVRFSFGVEDFEDLKADVLQALEGI from the exons atgtcaatttCAACAACCATTTCATCATCTTTTGATCTTTCATTCCAACCCCGACGACCTTCCGTTTCATCTTTTTCCGGCCCCAATTTCCGGCCATCACCCTCTCGATTTTCCGGCCCCAAAACTTCCGGAAACAAACAACACCCTTCATCCTTAACCCTCCTTCGTTTCCCACCAAATTTTGTTCGCCAGCTCAGCAATAAAGCTAGAAGAAACTGTAGCAATATTGGGGTTGCTCAAATTGTTGCTGCTTCATGGTCTAACAACCAACCCCTTTCTTCtccggcggcggcggcggctgTTGATGCCGCCCCCGTCGCTCCCGTCTCCGTCCCGATCTTTTCGGACGAAGACGATGTTATtgttaataataacaataacaataatattgggaatgttgtaaacaatgaggGTTTTGAAAATGTGTTTAAGCCTGCTTTTTTGAATGATGATGGCAGTGTTGCTATTCATGCTG GTGAAAGAATGGGAAGAGGGATAGTTACAGATGCAATAACAACACCTGTGGTTAACACATCTGCTtactttttcaagaaaacagcTGATCTTATTGATTTTAAg GAAAAAAGGCAGTTCAGTTTTGAATACGGGCGTTATGGGAATCCTACTACTGTGGTTCTGGAGGAGAAGATTAG TGCACTTGAGGGAGCTGAGTCGACCCTGATACTAGCATCTGGAATGTGTGCTAGCATTGTCATGATGTTGGCGCTGGTTCCTGCCGGTGGGCACATAATCACGACCACTGATTGTTACAGGAAAACTAGGATTTTTATTGAGACAGTTCTTCCCAAAATGGGAATCACG GCTTCGGTCATTGACCCTGCAGATATGGCTGGCCTTGAATCTGCACTAGATAACCATAAA GTTAGTCTTTTCTTCACTGAGTCGCCAACCAACCCATTTTTAAGATGTGTTGACATTGAGCTAGTTTCGAAGCTGTGCCATGCTAGAGGAGCTGTTGTTTGCATCGATGGAACTTTTGCTACACCTCTCAACCAGAAGGCTCTTGCGCTTGGTGCTGACATTGTTTTACACTCTGCAACGAAATATATTGGTGGTCACAATGAT GTACTGGGTGGTTGTGTTAGCGGTTCTACTGGAATTATATCTCAAATTCGTAACTTGCACCATGTTTTAGGCGGTGCTCTTAATCCT AATGCTGCATATTTATTCATTAGAGGCATGAAAACGCTGAAACTACGTGTACAGCAGCAGAATTCTACTGCGCAGAGGATGGCCGAAATTTTAGAGGCACATCCTAAG GTGAAGCACGTCTATTATCCTGGTTTGCCGAGCCATCCTGAACATCATATCGCAAAGAAACAGATGATTGGCTATGGTGGTGTTGTCAGTTTTGAG GTTGATGGAGACATAGAAACCACCATTAAGTTTGTTGATGCTCTAAAGATCCCATATATTGCACCATCTTTTGGTGGCGTTGAAAGTATCGTGGATCAACCCGCCATTATGTCTTACTG GGATCTTAGCCAATCTGAGAGGGCCAAGTATGGGATAATGGATAATCTGGTTCGCTTCAGCTTTGGAGTTGAAGACTTTGAGGACCTGAAGGCTGATGTCCTGCAAGCTTTGGAGGGGATATAG